A DNA window from Lutra lutra chromosome 8, mLutLut1.2, whole genome shotgun sequence contains the following coding sequences:
- the LOC125106836 gene encoding translation initiation factor IF-2-like, whose amino-acid sequence MTTRPEVASLPFYTKRKLRQQVVIFTACPQRSGHLQDPKESLDVECLKKPSIPDFTSNSRAEGETKPLHQRRGKKGSPLCPRGEVRACPRGARPRFLALPVPPAPEGALPLWAGTCPFTTFGGSPIAQESNARSHHRHRECEQQGETRRPRELQESSETYSFPTACASRRGDVTGPGVQGGQAAGRRAAPPPRLRPVRDDGRDAPFLSGPAPHLVALGAGAPGLRGRLLGRGLLERLSPKACGGGANVRGRRHAPLPHHLPHPRERSKQAVAQGAGVGRQGCEVDFPQTLPPFPHVFIKSSPRVETTICSPPGACKPSGGRSQLYHGSSLPSGPVPGSAPGSAPTGPVSAPPRPRRLDPSPRVRPSGSRSELQQAPPAPPCPGAR is encoded by the exons ATGACAACTAGGCCAGAGGTTGCGTCACTTCCATTTTAcacaaaaaggaaactgaggcagcaggTGGTTATCTTTACAGCTTGTCCTCAGCGATCTGGTCACTTGCAGGATCCCAAAGAAAGCCTAGATGTGGAGTGTCTGAAGAAACCCTCCATTCCAGACTTCACGTCAAACTCCAGGGCTGAGGGGGAAACTAAGCCCCTTcatcaaagaagaggaaaaaagggg AGCCCTCTCTGCCCCAGGGGAGAAGTGCGGGCCTGCCCCCGCGGGGCGCGGCCTCGCTTCCTCGCACTCCCGGTCCCGCCCGCCCCAGAGGGCGCGCTCCCACTCTGGGCGGGCACCTGTCCCTTCACCACGTTCGGCGGCTCCCCGATCGCCCAAGAATCAAACGCCCGCAGCCACCACCGACACCGGGAATGCGAGCAGCAGGGCGAGACCCGCAGGCCCAGAGAGCTGCAGGAATCCTCAGAAACTTACAGTTTTCCTACAGCGTGCGCGTCACGGCGAGGTGACGTCACGGGACCCGGCGTTCAGGGAGGTCAGGCCGCTGGGCGCCGGGCCGCACCACCCCCACGGCTCCGCCCCGTGCGCGACGACGGGAGAGACGCCCCTTTCCTCAgcggccccgccccccaccttgtGGCGCTAGGCGCAGGCGCACCCGGGCTGCGTGGCCGCCTTCTAGGGCGGGGACTGCTTGAGAGACTTTCGCCGAAAGCCTGTGGCGGGGGCGCCAATGTAAGGGGGCGTAGGCAtgcaccccttccccaccatctCCCCCACCCTCGGGAGCGCAGCAAACAAGCTGTCGCCCAGGGAGCTGGAGTCGGACGCCAGGGTTGTGAGGTAGATTTTCCGCAGACATTGCCTCCTTTCCCTCACGTGTTCATTAAAAGTTCTCCACGTGTGGAAACAACCATTTGCTCCCCACCAGGTGCCTGCAAGCCCTCGGGCGGGAGGAGTCAGCTCTACCACGGTTCCTCGCTACCATCCGGCCCCGTCCCTGGCTCCGCCCCCGGTTCCGCCCCAACCGGACCTGTCTCGGCTCCGCCCCGCCCACGCCGGCTAGACCCCTCCCCTCGAGTCCGCCCTTCCGGCTCCCGCTCGGAGCTCCAGCAggcgccccctgccccgccctgtCCCGGCGCCCGCTAG